The Hemiscyllium ocellatum isolate sHemOce1 chromosome 46, sHemOce1.pat.X.cur, whole genome shotgun sequence genome segment ATTACCCATCTCGGCTAGAATCTCATCGACACAGCCACACTGGagagaggctgttcacctgcactgtgtgtgggaagggattcagtcaaTCAGCCAATCTGCTAAAACACCAGCTTATTCACACTGAAGAGAGGCCTTTCAGTTGCAGAGACTGTGGAAGGAGGTTCAGGCAGTCATCCAACCTCACTGCACACCAACGGGTTCACACTAAGGAGAGACCATTCATCTGCtccgtgtgtgggaagggattcattcAGTCAGCTACCCTGCTGACACACCAGCGAATTCATAGTGAtgagaggccattcatctgcaCTTACTGTGGGAAAAGGTTCAGGCATTCAGGCCACCTCACTGTACACCAGCGaactcacactggggagaagccattcatctGCTCCCAGTGTGGCAAGAGATTCACTGATTCATCTGCCCTGCTGACACACCAGCGAATTCACACCGgacagaggccattcacctgcactgagtgcgggaagggattTGCTCATTCATCAAATCTAGTGGTAcatcagcgagttcacactggggagaggccgatcacctgcactgagtgtggagagggattcactcagtcatcccaACTGCTCAGACACAAGCAAGATCACAAGTGACTGCAGGGAATGGATTCTGTTCTGAACCATAATGAGGACTGAGCCTCTTTCATCCTGACAGTTTGGATTTCGTTCTGCTGCTGTTAATAATTCTTGTATCTGGATAGGAGTTTAACATTTTTGCATCGATGGCTTATTTTATTCTTGCGACTACAATGTCCTTTTAAGAACCACTGTGTATGATCTTTCTCCGTAATTCAGGAACAACAGTATTCTGAACTCAATCCTAAATTTTAATTTGCTACAAATTCTACGTTGAGTGTCTGAAAAGTTCCACTGATTGATGTCTCCAATGAGAAAGTGCTGATGCATTGTTGCTCACAATTCTCAGTGACCTGTGCATTCCCACAGAGCAggaagaaagggaataggaattgTAGGAGAATCAAAAATCTCCAAATGTTATCCCTCTGTCTGGTACAGAAATCCCCTCAGCACAGGAATGGAGATAAATCCAATCCGATTAACGGGATGGAGCGAATTATTGTATAATAACCTTGCAAAACTTTCAGAAATGTTTTGCATTTTATAGAAATAGCCCCCACTCAGTTTCTTTAATGAAGAATGCTTCCATCAGCCTATTGGCTGACAGGCCATATCTCTAACACAAACCCTGAAGCAAGGCATTTCTAACCCTGATGTTTGCGAGTGGCTCAGGAAATCCAGCTGTCTGTGCAAAGGTGCAAACTTTTCTTGAGGTGAAAAGAATCGCTCTCGACAGGAAAACAATTTTGATGTGATCCAGGCTGGCTCCAGCCCAAACCCCACCCTCTAGCTCACATGAGGAAACTTGATCAGAGGAACTGCTACCAGATATAGAGACCAGCAGCCACTGCACCTCATTGATTTGTCCTTTGGAATTGGTAAGCTGCTCTTGTCTGTCACGGGATGTAAGCCTGTTGTATCTATTTAGCTAATGCTTCAGCTTTAAACTATTTCTTTGCAATAAGCTACTTTAAAATCATTTGAGCTAAAATGACTCCTGACCTAAACCTTGCAATTGGTGTGAGATTACAGTGGTTGAGGTCATAGTCTTGAGAAACTGCAGGTCTTTTGAACAAAAATGGCAATGTTCTCAAACAAAGTCAGGCATATACAATGGCTTTGGAATATTACAGGAAACAATTAACAGAGAAAAGAGATGTGCTGTGGGTAAGCGATATCCTGGGAATCATACCAGATTGCAACAGGAATTGCCATGGTTTCCCAATGGCTTTCTAAATGTAATGAAAAAGGAAGTGTATCTAGAACCATTTCCTAAAACTGCATGCTGTGGATCCAACCAAGGATCAGGCTCGTTTAGATCTGGTCTTATGTAAAGAGGCAGGTTTTATCAATAATCTTAAGAAAAAGATCCATTTGAAATCAATGACCATAACATGGTGGAATTGAGCATTCCGTTTGAAAGGAAGAAATTTGGATCAGGTGCAACTTAAACAAGGGGAATTACAAAGGAACGAGAACAGAAATGGCTTAACTGCAAAAGGAGCTTGGCAGAGAAGATAGTAAATAAATAGTGGCAGCGGTTTAGAAGTCATGACTCGGAATAAAAACAACGCTCAGTGACAAAGGAGGATTTGAAGAAGGGGATAAACTAACCATGGTTAACCATAGaagttaatcatagaatcccgacagtgtggaagaaggccatttggcccaatgggtccacactgaccctccaaagagtgaccctcccagacccattcccttaccatATCACTCTATatatcccctgactaatgcaactaatctgcacatccctgtacactataggcaatttagcatggccaacccacctaacatgcacatctttggaaggtgggaggaaactggagcacccagaggaaatccacacagacacggggagaatgtgcaatctcgacacagacagtcacccgagggtagattcgaacccaggttcctggcactgtgaggcagcagtgctaaccactgagctaccatgctgccctagTATTGAATcagtttgaaacaaaaaaaattgcaaatactAGTGGTAAGCAAGATGGCGACAGCGGAGTAGGCAACATTCAGCTCCTGAGCCTGGGGTTTGACTGCTCCTGGGCAACATAGAGATGCACTGGTACAGCGGAGCTCACTGCTTCTACacctttttcaatctttcccaaTCTTTTTCTCATTAGCATTACTTTTTGATGGGCTCAGTCTTGACAGGAGTGGCAGCAGAGACAGGAAGCATCAGCGGTGGATAAGGCCCAGAGCAAGACTCATCTCGGACATGGCTAACAGCGGACCTCTAGTCACCCATAGTGACTCTTTGCATTCTTCAGTATTccggtacacgtggcaataaatctaatataaatctaatctaagaggattgggaaagttttgaaattcattttttgaagcagtgcgaacttatgtggaagagcagagagttaaacagcaagattagcagctgaaatggccgATGATTATGAAAAATCAAAATTTgtcttccaaaatcaatttcaatcctgGAGGGATAGAAATAGGGGAAAAGAGAACTCCTcttgtggaaagggaaaggtaggtgtcagtgaagatcataaggataacttagcATGGAGTAAAAAGGAAACCATGAAGGGGAAAGCGAAGTTAAAAAttccagtgttttcactgcaataaagtaggccacatgaaatcagtgttggtgggctagggaAAGCACTGGGAAGCTAGATGTAAGGatacaggataagccagtgaattttgttggagtggtaacagaaagcacggTGGATGCTAAAAATCTGCcccagaatgtacaacctggttggatgttggttaaggagggagtgccagatcttcttaaaccatatagcTGCTAAGGTAAACTTTGCtcgcataggccaggagcagcaagtaaagaggttacaatattaagagatacaggatcctctcaatctgtgatgtcTAACAGTGAGGAGATATATAATCTGCAAgactatttccagaaaaggtACTAGTAACAGGAATTGacggtgagacaagaagtgctcagttatgtaaagtgaggttagagtgtctaGTGAAGAGTAGAGAAGTCGTGGTAGGAGtcctggacaaactctcagcttcaGAAagacaatttgtccttgctaatgatatagctggttcacGGGAAGGAATGCTActtactgtggttgaaaagccagtggaaactgaACTAATGCAGAACAcacatcctgggatttttcctgtcTGTGTGATAATGAGGTCACTaaatcaccagttgaaacaggagagatcaagaaGTACAGACAAGAAAGTTGAAGCAGAATTAGCAGAGACCTTTTTTGATCACATGGTTGACACAAACTGGAGCAGATGGATGATAACGCAGACATCtttaattcagatgaattaactgagttacagcagaagaggaaaatttaaagcaattgtatcaaaaggcatacacagaaaaAGAATCCAGATGTATTCCTGAGTgctattatcttaaaaatgatgtcttaatgagcaactggagaccatcacatattcaggcagacgAGAAATGATCAGAAGTTCATTAAGCCAGATTGCCACTGGGTTGTCGGAAGATGTTGCGAGTACTACACAAGCTACCACTAGAGTTATTTAGGAATGAGAAAAACTGAAGCTAAAATGCAAAAACATTTTTTCTGGCCTGGACTGTgggaatgtagttgaattttgccagacatgccataaatgtcaagtaattggaaaaccataGGCAGTAATAAAATTTGCACCTTTAAtatctattcctgcatttgaggaaccttttacaagagtcttaattgctTGTGTTGGAGCCCTACCTCTAACAAAAattgggaatcagtatttgttaacaataatcgatgtgtccactagatttccagaagctGTTCCATtacgcaatatcacagctaaaagggttgtagagGAGTTACTCAAATTTTCACTAGTAGAtatggactacccacagagatacaatcagatcaaggatcaaactttacatcaaaattattcaaggaagttatgggcagcataggaataaaacaattcagttcaattcttcGGCCTACCATCCAGGCAGTGCTACAAAGGTGGCAttagacattaaagaccatgtagAGGACTTATAGTCGAGACTATCTAGATGATTAGGATAAGGGAATTCTGTTTGTGCtgtttgtgatcagagatgctccaaataaatcgaccaaattcagtccatttgaattagtttttgggcatgaagtgagaggaccattaaaattgatttagGAGAAATTGGTAACTCACAATTCAGAGATCCCAGATTTGGAATGTGTGTCAAATTTTCgagaacaattaaatagaattgggggagttggctagacagtatttgaaagtatcacagcatacaatgcaacagacaagaaatcaaaaactcggAAATTTGCTATCGGAGATAAGGTGTTATTGTTACtatcagtgataggtgaacctttaaaagcaaggtttagtggaccttatcaagtcaaaaggaaattgagtaaggtgaattatttgataaggactccagacagaaagaaatctctcaGGGTGTGTGATGTGAATATGGTCAAAAGTTATTTTGACAGGAAGAGGAGAATGtattattggttacaacacagtttgaggaaccaagttcagaggattctgaattggacattcctcaaattatattggacaatgagaaagttgtcaaaagtTGGAATAAATTGTTGAGTTACCCTCCAGAGTAAAGTTGAAATGACCAGAAGAGCTTttgctatcacatggggagatatgtggaaataagctgggaaatattaatctaattatgcatgatgtagatacagGTGATGCTGATCCGACTAAGCAATATCCTTATAGACATAAACTTCTAAATTTGGCACATGTTCAAAAGGGGATTTAATGCATGCTCCTAGAtgacataattgaagtgagttacagcGACCGGGGCTCCCTAaaataatggtgccaaaaccagattgCACACAACAGATATGTGTGGGCattcgcaaagtcaatgcagttccTGATGCATTTCCAATTCTGTATTTGGAAGATTctgttgaaaaggtgggacaagcaacttatgcTTCCAAGTTgaacttgctcagaggatactggcaggtaactTTTGTCGGAATTAGCACAGGCAGTTTCGGCATTCGTAACACTGAATGGACTGTATTAGTTTAAAATCATgccatgaaaaatgcaccagttgcatttcagagactaaccagtAAGGTCGTAAGGATTATCCAACTGTGTCGCGTATatagatgacctggtgatttttagtcacatatggaaggaacatttgcaacatttatcagattTGTTCAATTGACTTcaggaggcaggcttggtgataaacttaGCTaagagtgaatttgccaaagcccaactcaccttcctgggccatgttattggacatgaacAAATAGCCTCAcaggatgcaaaaacaaaagtaattggggagtttcccataccatcgacaaaaagagcacttcctgggattgaatggattttattgaaaatttgtaCCAAGTTTTAGCAGTGTGGttactgcattcattgaattgtGAAAGAAAGACGTTTCAGTGGACAGCTGACtgtcagaaggtatttgacaacCTGAAAGTTGTATTAACCACTGCCTCaatattagccacacctaattacgcaaagccattcaaggtggctattgatgcaagtgatgtgggtgtcagtgctatGCAGGAAGAGTGTGCTAAGCTGGAAAGACCTATTGAGtacttctccaggaaattgaacattcattcgacagttgagaaggagactttgagcttggtattgacattacagcatttcaatgtttatgttaccagtaacatatctgagacaatcatatacactcaccataacccattgaagtttgtggagaaatttaagaacaaaaatgccagactgttgcatggagcttgttgttacagccattaatttgaaaattgtgcatatgGCAGGAAGAGAAATCATGATTGCCCACGTTGAGACTTGAATGAGGAACAGAGGCATTCGGTAACAGGAAtagaacagactgaaacagaatgtaTTTGTGCATGTTAGCATGTTTATAGTCAGtgtaatgtatgtgtgtgttataGAGTAGTAACAGTTTATGATAAAGGGGTTTTAAACTGAAGCCATTCAGTGTTCAGTGTGTTTAAGGGTGGGGAtgtgtgatgatgatgatgatgctccttgaacaaggttttgttgtccttgttttttttgtcAGAGAGGTTacaaaagacacagactctgaaaatcaGTCTAAGTTTGAaggattttagggccaatttggtcataactaacagatactgcctcaggcaaaaggctttcaagttttaaagaaAACTTGTACAATAAAGGGGGAGTGGccatttctcccagctcagcttatctctggtttggtttggtctggctattcactgaaagcactcAGGCAGTTTTGAAGGTGCTGGACCCAAGACGCAGGTCCATGCTGGAACTctgtctctgacttctctcccGTAAGATCCTGTGTTTGATTGTACGTTTTGtcccaaggggtgtttatggggattgttgcaagtattgggaacaacatcattaagtttgTATAAACTTTTGGAATTTGGattggttaagttattctatgttATGttctctgtttgtgtttcatttggtaatcttgtgaataaattctgttttgtataaaaccaagtggtttgaccaactgcatccttcctggaatatccacattacacctgcttaaaacaactagcaaagttagggtatGGGCTattttcttcaaatgttttgaaggggtctgtcctggtccataacataaGGAATCTGCTGCTATCAAATTCCACATGTGTGCTTATGTAAGGTTTCAATCATCTGTTTTGGGGATGTCATGAGTGGAATGTAGCATATGATACCAAAAATGGCATCTGCAAACCAGATAATTAAGGGTTGATTGGACATAGCTACAAACAGTTGTTGGAGAGTAGAAAAATACATGAGAACAAGATGTTTTGCAGCAGAACCTGGACTTGGTTTTGACCACCAAGTACAGAAATATGTATGAAAAAACTAAGGAGGGGCAATTAAGCACACCACATCAAATGCAGTATACTGTTTATGTCAGAGATATTTCACCATTGGCCTTCACCATTGGACTGGATCTAAACCACTGGTGTGGAAATTGAGATCAAACTCCCAAGTGGCAGTTATTGTAGAAtaagagaatccctacagtgcagaatcaAGCCATTTGGCCAaaaaggccacaccgaccctccgaagagtattcccctaccctatcactttatatttcccctgactaatgcacctaaccgacacattcctgaacactatgggcaatttagcatggccagttcatctaacctgcacacctttggacattATTGAGGAGTACCTGACAGGCCTGAGGCTCAGTTGTTTGAACATATCTAAGCCATTTAAGCTAATAATTAATTCCAATATATTTATAAGTAGTATAACCTAACAAATTCCATACGTAGTAATTTAAATTAATAAACTTGCATTATTTCAATGTGCATGTTAATTCTTCTACTCATTTTGGTCAGATCTCAAAGAATCAGTTAAGGCTCTTCAGAGTAACATTGCAGACACTGGGTGAAGTGTGGGTCATGTTACCTGTACAACTTTACAAAGGAAGATGATGAAGTGTCACTGAATTGAATTCTGTGAAGAATTGAAGCTGACGGAATGAAGAGCCCCGTGAGAGCAGGGCTGTAAAATTGTTTGCGAGGAATTGTTTCCCAGGCTCGAGGAGAGTGGACAGTATTGGGACCACCTCTCTTCTGGACAGATATTAATGACATGAACAATGCAGATGATTTCAAAATCCTAAACGAGGCAACAAGTCACCAATGAATGACATCAGGCAGAAAGCCACAGAATCTGTTCTTGTGCAAAAGAAAAGTTATTTTTTTGCAGAACCTTGTACTGTAACCTTTTTTGTCCTGCGTGTTTTTCCTGATGTTCCAATAATCCAGTAAAAGCCTCTCTGCGTGAGGCTTAGTCTCACAACCTTGGATTTGAAATGGAACACCTGTTTTAAAGGCCCCAAGAATGATGTTGGGGTATGTTAATCTTGCAACAGAGCAAATTGATCAGTATCAAAGTGAAAGCGAATGTTAAATTGTACAGTGCCACAAGGAAGTGACAGTGAAATTGAAGGAGGGAAATAAAGGAGGGTTAGTGATTGTGGGAGGGAGAAAAATCTCTGAGATGAGGTGTGCTTTGAAGGAAAATCATCACCTCAGAGAGTATAGTCATACAAAAAATAGTTGCTTCCTTAGTGCATTCCTTTACCATGTGATAGGGAGTAAAATGCAGAAAGCaatcattaggagaaagtgagaactgcagatgctggagatcagagtcgaagagtgttgtgctggaaaagcacagccaatcaggcagcatccgaggagcaggacagtcaacgtttcaggcataagaccttcatcaggattgaagcTTGTGGGCCAAAGgagctgggagataaatgggagcagggtagggctgggtggaaggtagatgggaatgcgataggtagatgaaggtggagggtgaAAATGATAGGtcgaaggggagggtggagcagataggtgggaaggaagatggacaggtaggaccgttcaagagggtggtgccgagttgggagGTTGAGACTGGGAtaagagggggaggaggggaaatgaggaaactggtgaaatccacattgatcccgtgtggttggaaagccccaagacggaagatgaagcattcttcctccaggcatcgggatGTTAGGATTTGATGATGGAGGCGGCCTAGGtgtgtccttggtgaagtggcaggggtgttaaagtgttcagctacacGGCAGTGGGGTTggatggtgcgggtgtcccagagatgttctctgaaatgatctgcatcctgtctccccaatgtagaggacaccacatcaGGTACAACGGgtgcagtaaatgacatgtgtggaagtacaggtaaagttCTGTCGGATATGGAAGAATTTTTGGGGGCCTTGAAACGAAgataaggggggagatgtgggcacaggttttgcacttcttgcgatgacagtggaaggtgccaggaggggaaggTGTGTTTGTGGGGGACATGAACccgacaagggagtcgcagagggaatggtctctctgaaacgcagataggggtggggagggaaatatatctctggtggtggggtctgacagTAGGTGCCAAGAAAGGTGAAGAATAATGCagtgtatccggaggttggtaggTGGAAGATGATGATCGGAggtgcgttctgtccttgttgcggttgaaggggtggggttcaagggcagaggtgcaggaagtggaggagatgcactagGAGGGTAaactgcagtctttgaagaaggaggccatctgggatgttctgtggtggaattggccGTCCTGGGAGaagatgcggcagaggcagaggaattgtgaataagggatagagtttttacaggaggcagggtgagaggagatgtaatctaggtagctatgggagtcagtgagtttgtcatggatgtctgtgttgagttcaTCACCAGagttggagatggagagatccaggaaggggagggagatgtctgaAATGGTTCAGGTCAAcctgaggtcagagtggaaggtgtttgtgaagtcgatgaactgttcaacctcctcgtgggaacacgaGGTGGCCCTGATACATTccttgatgtagcggaggaaaaggtgggggatggtgccatgtagctgcggaagattgattgtacctgacaaagaggcaggcatagctgggtcatgtgcgggtgcccatggctacccctttagtctggaggaagtgggaggattgaaaggagaaGATGTtgtgggtgaggaccagttcagccagttgaatgagagtgtcagtggatggGTCCTGGTTGGGtcagtgtgagaggaagaaacggtgGGCTCGGCGGACTTCGTCATGGCGGATaggtgtgtacagggactggatgtccatggtgaaggtaaGGAGTTAAGGGGCTGGGTAaacaaaagtcatggaggagcATTGCCCAGACTTGGATTCAAACCAAGGTTCCTGTGGCCATAATGTGGAGTATTGACCACACAGTGCACTGTGCTGAAAGTTGAAAGCAAGTACAGCCCCAGAGGGCATGCCCAGAGCAGCACCAGAGACACAGAAAAGTGAACTTTTCACAACAAGTATATTTGCTAAATAgtgtaaaaaatcacacaacatcaggttatagtccaacaggtttatttgaaagtactagcttttggagcaataatggacagagatgagggaacTCAAGAGTGGGGTGAAATTTTGGAATTCGGCACTCCTGAAGTTGTGGAGGTCAGTCATTGAGTCTGCGATTTTAAAACACCACAATTTAGGGAATAGTGCAGGTAAACGTTGAaaatatatgtttcaataagcaACGTAGTTAAACATCAGTTAATTCACTAATTTCCACACGTAAGGAAGTGACCGCTGCTGCAAACGATCATACACTCCGGGttcccagccccagaatcagAGAAACTCAGTGCCTCAGCCGAGAAGATACAACTGAAATGTGGATGGAAATAAGGCTACTCTGTGGCTCCAGTGATGCAATCAGTCAGCGCGCAGTCCCACTATGATGGTGTCAAGGCGCATGAAGTGCCTAGGCTGGGAGCTCCAACCTTACACAGGGCAGCTTCTATTGACATACAGCTCAGGCTGTAGGAAAcatcacaaagcaatgttgagcAGAACAGAATTTATTGGAAACGACCAGTTTTGGATTTTGGAGAGTGTTCTGACGCTGGGAACTGTCTCAATTGTGAATCGAAAAGCTGCAAATATTCAACTGATGAagaaggatctgtggagagaaaaacagaggcgGGGTTTTAGCTCGATGACCTTTCTCGTATCATTAACCCTGCTTTGAGTAAATCTACTGAGAAAAGACTGTTCCGTATTATTTAATTTGCTGCAGACGCGCACAGGTCATTGAACCAACCAAAAGTAAACAGATTTATTTCAATGGGCTGTTTGAACGTTATTTTTAAATTTGGTGCCAACTTGAATAAAATAAGTGCTATTATGAACAGAGGGTTCTTGTGAGCTAAACGAAATAGCTTAGTTCTTTTGCAATTTATAATAGTTCACGTGAAACAGGCTGCCACACATCAAAACCATCAGTTATTTTCATACTTAGTCTTTATTCATTTGCACTGTTAATCTGTTACAATtgtcttttaaaatattttggaatCAGCTTCTGTTTGTTTCTGTCAAAAATCATCCCCTATTTCAATAACCCTCAGTAAATTAAAATGCTGCTCCAAACTTTTCTGTCATTCACTGGTCGTTTTGAACCTCTGACCTTCAGTTATTGCCTCACCTGAAACGGGGAATTTCTATCCGACTTGCTCTGTTTCCTCACATCATGTGGAAAACTGTGATTAGATCATTCTTTCCTGTTTTCACCTGGCGTGACCCTTAATTTTTTCCACAATCCCCAATGAACACTGTCTGTGTCTTTTATGAATGTCTACATCCCAGTAAATTCTATCTGTACTTTCATATAGAGTCCCCACAGCACgaagacagaccctttggcccaaactggtccatgctaatctcatttccctgcatttggtcccatattcttctaatccatgtatttgtccaaatgccttttaaatgttgttaatgtacccacctcaaccacttccactgacagtgcattccatatgcGTACTCCTTCtgttaaaaaaagttgcccctcacattcccttttattctttcccttcttaccttaaactgatgctcccTAGTCCTTGaattcccaaccctgggaaaagactaagtgcattcaccctatccatgcctctcatgatctgatACATCTCTATAAGGTTCCACCCTTAGTCTCCTACACCATAAAGTAAAATGTCCTAgcttttttaaattagattcctacagtgtggaaacaggccctttggaccaaccagtccgcaccgaccctccaaagagtaactcacccagacccattttccctctgactaatgcaccttacactatggacaacttagcatggctaattcacctgacctgcacatctttggaatgtgggaggaaaccagagcacccagagaaaacccacgcagacactggggggaatgtgcaaaatccacacagacagtcaccaaaggccagaatcaaacctgggaccctggtgctgtgaggcaacagtgctaaccactgagccatcatgccactctTGTCCAACCACTTCCTACAACTCataccattgagtcctggcaac includes the following:
- the LOC132836211 gene encoding gastrula zinc finger protein XlCGF8.2DB-like, whose product is MAAIAALAMWMNQEQEKPYSLSTRERHKDNGTVEKPWKCGDCGKGFKYPSRLETHRRSHTGEKLWKCEDCGKGFNYPSRLESHRHSHTGERLFTCTVCGKGFSQSANLLKHQLIHTEERPFSCRDCGRRFRQSSNLTAHQRVHTKERPFICSVCGKGFIQSATLLTHQRIHSDERPFICTYCGKRFRHSGHLTVHQRTHTGEKPFICSQCGKRFTDSSALLTHQRIHTGQRPFTCTECGKGFAHSSNLVHYFLMGSVLTGVAAETGSISGG